The genomic region GTTTGACGCGGCGCTGGCCAGTCAGGGCTTGAGCGAGAAGGATCTGAAAGTCATCAATCTGGATTTCAACGCAGCGGTCGCAGCGCTGGCGGCGAAGCAGATCGATGCGTCATGGGGCAGCTCCGGGTTGACCGCATTGCAGGCCAAAGGTCTGGCCGAGCTACCGCTCAATACCAAGGATCTCGGCGGCGCGGGTAGTGTGCAGTCGGTGCTGGTCGGCACCGGCAAGTTTGTCGATGCGCATCCGGAGGCGGTGGCGAAATTGCTCAAGGCGCAACAGCAGGCGGTTGAGTGGCTGACCGAGGACAGCAACAAGGCGGCTTACGTGCAACTGGTCTCGGGTTTGGCCAGTTATCCACCGGTGATCCTGACCCAGGATCTGCAGGATCAGAAATTGAGCGAAGTGTTCCCGTCGACACTGGATCCGGTGTTCCTCGGCAGCTTGCAGGACAAGGTGGATCTGGCGGCGCAGCAGAAGCTGATTCGCAAGCCGTTCAAGGTCAACGATTGGGTGGCGCCTGAGTTGGCGGCGGCCAAACTCTGAATCTTTAGCGCCTGCTCTGGCCTCTTCGCGAGCAGGCTCGCTCCCACAGAGTTCTTCGGTGAACACAGATTCTGCATTCACCACCGAACCACTGTGGGAGCGAGCCTGCTCGCGAAAGGGCCCTAAACAGCAACGCTGATCTCCTGCCGGTCCACCGCCACCAACGTCTCGATCAGCGCCCGCGCCGCCGGCGACAGGCGAAACCCGGTGCGACTGACGATCCCGCAGCGCGCATTCATGCTCTCCAGGTTCTGCGGCAGATTGCGCCAGTGCAGCAACACCAGCGAACCCTTGGCAATGTCCTCGACAAACGCCTCTTCCGTGCCCACGCCAATTGCATTCGATTGCAGCACCACTTTGACCAGCGCCGGAAAATGCTCGGTCTCGATGGTCGGGGAAAAATCGATGCGCCCACTGAGGTTCGCCAGCAATTTGCGAATCCCCGGCGGGATCAGCGTCGTCGCCAACGGGTAGTCGAACATGTCGTTGGTCGACAGGCTTTCCTTGGCCAGCAACGGATGCCCCGGCCGGCAGAAAAACACCCCGCGCTTGGGCGTCAGCGCCTGCGTCTGGAAGTTCGGATCCGACTCGAAATGACGGATGTCGGCGATGAAGAATTCGATCTCTTCACGGCTCAGCGCGCGGCTGAGTTTTTCCCAGTTATCCACCTGAAAACAGGTGCGCACTTTCGGGTGCTCGTTGATGAATTGCGCCACCGCATCCGGCACCAGTTTCACCGCTGGCGCCGGGCCGCAACCGAAGTGCACCTCGCCGGCGTCGAGCTTGGTCATCTGCGTCACTTCAGCACTGAGCAGCGCCGCGCCTTGCACCAGGCTCAAGGCGTGTTGCAGCACCACCTGACCCTCGGGCGTGGGGCGCAGGTCCTTGTTGCCGCGATCTACCAGCACGCAGCCGAACTCCTGCTCCAGCCCTTGAATACTGCGGCTGAACGCCGGTTGAGTGATGCCCATCGCATCCGCCGCGCGGACAAAACTGCGGTGTTCGTTGAGGGCGATGAAGTAGCGCAACTGGCGAAGATCCATATGCTTTTCCGGCATCCTAAAAATAGCTCGAAGGCATTTGCGACGAGGGTTGCTAGAGGTTTTAAATGCAAGCTCTTATTCCGTCAACGAAGCATGTGAATATCTATTAGATGTAAATGGAATATAGATAGAGCGTTGTTTCGCTGCCGTCCAACCGTAAGCAGTCGATGAGGGTCTACCCATGAGCAATGCCGCACTCGCAGTAAAACCCGCTGTCCACGCGCTGGAGATTCATCCGGTCGCCGGTCGTATCGGCGCCGAGATCCGTGGCGTGCATTTGTCCGGTGAGCTGGACGCCGCCACCGTCGAAGCTATCCAGCAGGCGCTGGTTCAGTACAAAGTCGTGTTCTTCCGTGAGCAGACCCAGCTTGATGATCAGCGTCAGGAAGCCTTCGCCCATCTGCTCGGCGAGCCAGTGGCGCACCCGACCGTCCCGTCCCGTGAGGGCACCCGTTATCTGCTGGAACTGGACGGCGCTGAAGGCCAGCGTGCCAACTCCTGGCACACCGACGTGACCTTCGTCGACGCCTACCCGAAAGCCTCGATCCTGCGCTCGGTGGTGGCCCCGGCCTTCGGCGGCGACACCCTGTGGGCGAACACCGCGACGGCGTACAACGGCTTGCCAGCCGAGCTGCGTGAGCTGGCCGACAAACTGGTCGCCGTGCACAGCAACGAATACGACTATGCCAGCGCCAAGCCGGACGTCTCGGCGGAGAAGCTTGAGCGCTATCGCAAGGTCTTCACCTCTACCGTTTACGAGACTGAGCACCCGGTGGTCCGCGTGCATCCGATCAGTGGCGAAAAGAGCTTGCTGCTGGGGCATTTCGTCAAACGTATCAAGGGTTATTCGCAGGCGGATTCGGCGCATCTGTTCGGGCTGTTGCAGAGCCATGTGATCCGCCAGGAAAACACCGTGCGCTGGCGCTGGAAGACGGGTGATGTGGCGATCTGGGATAACCGTTCGACGCAGCACTATGCGATTGATGATTACGGCACTCAGGATCGGGTGGTGCGTCGGGTGACGCTCAAGGGGGAAGTGCCGGTGGGCGCGAATGGGCAGCGTAGTCAGACCATCAAAGGTCGTGACTGAAGATCAACATCCCCTCACCCCAGCCCTCTCCCAGAGGGAGAGGGAGCCGACCGAGTTGTCTCCCGTTATGCATCGACCTGAAAGATCTTTATCGATTATGGATTCGGTGAGGCACGATCAGGTCGGTGTACCTCTGAAATATCCCCCATTCAGTCCCCTCTCCCTCTGGGAGAGGGTTAGGGTGAGGGGCTCTTCCCGCTACCAAACACCAATCTGAACAACCTTCTCGGTCTCCGGCTCACCGTAGCGAAACCGCTGCCCGCGCAAATCTATCTCCCGATGACTGATCGTGGTGCGCCGCTTCAACCCGCGCACCCACTCAAACAAATACGCCGCATGTTCCTCGCGCACCGCCGCGAATTCCGGGTCATCGCCCAAGTCGCGCAACTCCTGCGGGTCATTCAACAGGTCAAACAACTGCGGTCGGAAACCGTCGTACGCCAGGTATTTCCAGCGCTCGCTACGCACCATGGTCATGCGGCAACGGTCGATCGGCTGGCCCAAACGCTCACGCGCCGGCGCCTGGAAGGCGTAGTCGTATTCACTGATTGCATAGCGGCGCCAGTCCGGATGTTCACCGTGCAGAAGCGGGATCAACGAACGCCCTTCAAGCCGATGCTCCGCCCCCGGCAATCCCAATGCCTGAAGAAACGTCGGCAACGCATCGATGGTTTCCGCCAGTCGATCATCCACCGTTCCGCGCGTGACATCCGCCGCCGCCCGAGGGTCGCGCACGATCAACGGCACGCCCACCGCCTGCTCCAGCAAAAATTCCTTCTCGCCCAGCCAGTGATCACCGAGAAAGTCGCCGTGATCGCTGGTAAACACGATCAGCGTGTCATCCCAGCGTCCGTTGCTTTGCAGAAAATCGAACAGCCGTCCGAGTTGATCATCCACTTGCTTGATCAGGCCCATGTACGTAGGGATTACAGTCAATCGTACTGAATCGCGGGAAAAGTTGAGGCTTTCCTCATGCTGGCGAAAAGCAGTGTATACGGGGTGTTTGCTGGCTTCGGAGGGCGTCGCCCGGACCGCTTCGAGAATCGATTTCGTACTGTACAAGGCGTGGTACGGAGCTGGTACGATGTAGGGCCAGTGCGGTTTGATATAGGAAAGGTGTAAACACCACGATTTCTCGCCTTGCTCGGTGATGAAGTCGATGGCTCGATTTGTAGTGTAGACAGTCTCTGAGTGTTGCTCGGGAATTCGTGCTGGCAAATTCGCATGACGCATTTTCCAGCCGCTGAGGATTTCGCCGTTTTCGCCTTCGGCGGCATTGACCCAGTCGTGCCAGGGGTTTTTGCCGTCGAAGCCGTGTTCACGCAGGTAATGGGTGTAGGGCGCGGATTCGCGTTTGTCGTCGAACAGCGGGTCGTCGGGGTAGATGCCGTCGTGGCGCATGTAGGGTTCGAAACCGACTTCGTTGAGGATTTCGGCCTGTTCGCTCTCGGGGTTGATCGCCAGACGCTGCAAGGCATCGACATTCGCCGTGGCGTGGGTCTTGCCTACCAGCGCGGTACGAATGCCGTGCGGGCGCAGGTAATCGCCAATCGTCAGTTCTTCCAGCGGCAGCGGCACGGCGTTCCACGCCACTTGATGGCTGCTGACATAACGTCCGGTGTAGGCCGACATCCGCGATGGGCCGCAGATCGTGCCTTGGGTGTAGGCGCGGCTGAAACGAACGCCGGCAGCGGCGAGGCGATCGATATTTGGTGTGTGCAGATGCGGATGGCCGTAGCAGGACAGGTAATCGCGGCGCAGTTGATCGCACATGATGTACAGCACGTTGCGCACGGGGTTTGGCGGGGTGGGCATGGGGTTCACCGGTCAATGGGACAGGCGAGGGTTTTCGCTTTCGGTGGGGGTTTTCGGCAAGTGCATTTGGGGAATGGGTTTTATGCAGGAAATGCATCGTTGCCTGTGCTGGCCTCTTCGCGAGCAGGCTCGCTCCCACAATGGATTGTGGTGAATGCCGCATGTGTGATCGCCACTAACCCTGTGGGAGCGAGCCTGCTCGCGAA from Pseudomonas tensinigenes harbors:
- a CDS encoding ABC transporter substrate-binding protein translates to MNLPFKRVFSLFAVPALAGLLAFTAHADELKEIRIAVPDLSAGTQHSGGGVVDVLRDQQIFEKAFADQGIKIQWSFFKGAGPVINEAFANGQVDLAYLGDLAAIIGKSNGLDTRLLSASARGVKQYLGVVPGSGIKTLQDLKGKRVAIFRGTATQLSFDAALASQGLSEKDLKVINLDFNAAVAALAAKQIDASWGSSGLTALQAKGLAELPLNTKDLGGAGSVQSVLVGTGKFVDAHPEAVAKLLKAQQQAVEWLTEDSNKAAYVQLVSGLASYPPVILTQDLQDQKLSEVFPSTLDPVFLGSLQDKVDLAAQQKLIRKPFKVNDWVAPELAAAKL
- a CDS encoding TauD/TfdA dioxygenase family protein, whose product is MSNAALAVKPAVHALEIHPVAGRIGAEIRGVHLSGELDAATVEAIQQALVQYKVVFFREQTQLDDQRQEAFAHLLGEPVAHPTVPSREGTRYLLELDGAEGQRANSWHTDVTFVDAYPKASILRSVVAPAFGGDTLWANTATAYNGLPAELRELADKLVAVHSNEYDYASAKPDVSAEKLERYRKVFTSTVYETEHPVVRVHPISGEKSLLLGHFVKRIKGYSQADSAHLFGLLQSHVIRQENTVRWRWKTGDVAIWDNRSTQHYAIDDYGTQDRVVRRVTLKGEVPVGANGQRSQTIKGRD
- a CDS encoding LysR family transcriptional regulator, whose translation is MDLRQLRYFIALNEHRSFVRAADAMGITQPAFSRSIQGLEQEFGCVLVDRGNKDLRPTPEGQVVLQHALSLVQGAALLSAEVTQMTKLDAGEVHFGCGPAPAVKLVPDAVAQFINEHPKVRTCFQVDNWEKLSRALSREEIEFFIADIRHFESDPNFQTQALTPKRGVFFCRPGHPLLAKESLSTNDMFDYPLATTLIPPGIRKLLANLSGRIDFSPTIETEHFPALVKVVLQSNAIGVGTEEAFVEDIAKGSLVLLHWRNLPQNLESMNARCGIVSRTGFRLSPAARALIETLVAVDRQEISVAV
- a CDS encoding alkaline phosphatase family protein — protein: MPTPPNPVRNVLYIMCDQLRRDYLSCYGHPHLHTPNIDRLAAAGVRFSRAYTQGTICGPSRMSAYTGRYVSSHQVAWNAVPLPLEELTIGDYLRPHGIRTALVGKTHATANVDALQRLAINPESEQAEILNEVGFEPYMRHDGIYPDDPLFDDKRESAPYTHYLREHGFDGKNPWHDWVNAAEGENGEILSGWKMRHANLPARIPEQHSETVYTTNRAIDFITEQGEKSWCLHLSYIKPHWPYIVPAPYHALYSTKSILEAVRATPSEASKHPVYTAFRQHEESLNFSRDSVRLTVIPTYMGLIKQVDDQLGRLFDFLQSNGRWDDTLIVFTSDHGDFLGDHWLGEKEFLLEQAVGVPLIVRDPRAAADVTRGTVDDRLAETIDALPTFLQALGLPGAEHRLEGRSLIPLLHGEHPDWRRYAISEYDYAFQAPARERLGQPIDRCRMTMVRSERWKYLAYDGFRPQLFDLLNDPQELRDLGDDPEFAAVREEHAAYLFEWVRGLKRRTTISHREIDLRGQRFRYGEPETEKVVQIGVW